The genomic stretch TTCCTATCTCTTCTGCGATGCTTTCACTTTGGGATTCTACTGCTTTGTACGTCTTCCAAACGGCAAACCAGTCGCAGATCGCTCCTACGAGTCCACCTTCCAAGCCATGAATTAGAATATTTCCCCAGGCGTAGGAACTCCAACCATAGTAAAGCCCGGAGAGCAAGGCCCCTCCGAACAATACCAATAATAGATTCGATACGAATTGTAAGCGAGAGTACGGCTTGTTTCCGTACAAACGGATCAACGGAAAAACCACCTTCCTTTAATGAAGGAAGCGAATAGAAATAGCACCGGCAACAAGAACATCACGATAGTGAGCAAGGGAGAATTTCCCTTCCAGAATTTCAATTGAACATCCGGATTTTGAGAACAGACCAAAATCTCATTTCTCTGGGTTTGAAAAAGAACTCCTCCGTTCTCATCTTCCCATTTCGGAAAGAAAGATCTACGAACGATCCTGCAATACGATTTCTTTCCGGTCTCCTTTATCTCTGGGCTAAGAGTAGCGGTTTCTGTTTCACTCAGTATTGATTCATCGGAGAAAACCCTGGGCAGGATCGGAATCTCGGCTAACGTGGGGACCTCGACTTCTAATTTTGATCTTTCTTTTACAGGAAAGAAGCGTCCTAAGAATTCATCTCGATCTAAGAATTGTAAGTCACCGAACTCCGCCTTTAATTCTTCTTTCCAAAATGCTTGTGCAGGAGGAACATTTAATACTAGGATTCCCTGAAACCATTGGGATAAATTCCCGCCGGCATTTTGGATCTCCTTCTTTCCTATCCTTGCAAATACGATCCCGCTATCCAAACCTTCATGTAGAATGGCTTCATTGGTATTGTATAAGAATCGTTTTGGTCTAAGTGCTTTTCCTCCGGTCAACTCCCGGTAATCAGCGACTCCCCAAGCTTTTTCCGTCAAAAGCGCAAGATCACTTCCTGGATTCTTGACTCGGAACAAGAATAAGAACGCCTTATTTTCCAATTCTTTCTCGTAAGTGTGAGTAGGACTTTCATTAGTCTGCAATCCTTCTTCGTTGACCCAACCCTTGACGAGTTCAAATCGACTCGGATTCGACTTTAAAATTCTATAAAGTTTCTCCGTAGAACCTAAGATATAAGAAGTCCCGTTGGATTGAAGGAATCGATGTAGTCCTCTTCCCGCTTCTTCATCCGGAAGTTCCTCCTCGTAACCTGGGTTTCTCTTCCAGGAAGTCCAAGGCAAATAACGACTCAAATAAGGTTGGATGGCAAGAGAAGAAAGAGAAGCATCTGCTTCCATTCCCAGAATATTTCTGTGTCCTGCTCTACGAATGATAAGTCCGAGAGTAAAAGGACTGTCCCCCCATTTTCTATGAGAGTCGATCTCCGGAAAGATCTTTGAATCCTTTGGCAATTCAGAAAGAGTCGCTTCGACTTCTTTCATTCCTGTGCTCGAGAAACTGTCCTTTAAAAAAGTAGTATTCTCTTTCCATTCCAATTCAGGATGCCAGAGAAAGAAACGAATCAATGCAAAGAATAGAAGTGCCACTACTGAATATTGTCCTACCAATGTGGACGTCTTGTTCTTTAAGAGATGCACCGCAGTTTCTAAAGCGGATAAGGTTAAAAATAGAAGGGAAAGATCTAGAGCTCTATACCAAGGAAATCCTAAGCCAGGAAAAAACTTAGAAAGAGAAGTATCTACACCAATCCAATAGAAGATGAGACTCGCAAAGAAAACGAATCTAGAAGCAGGAGGAAATATTTTACGTTTTAGTATAAAACGAATTCCTAATAGAAATAGAACCGGAAAAACGGCTTGGATCCAATGTAGACCCACAATGAAATTCCATAAGAAAGCGAAAAGTCCGCTTCCTTCCCAAATCGGTTTTAATGCTCCGGATCCCAAGATTGAAATCAGTCCAGGAGTGGATTCCATAGGGAATGTCTCCGCTCGATAGGAGGAATATTTCAGAAAGTTCCACCAAACTGGAGCAGCGAAAATCAATGGAATGAAAAATACGAGCGAGAAGGCTCTCTTTCCCAACTCTTCTCCCAAGAACAGGAAGTAAATGAGTAAGGAAACCAAATAGAACATAGAGGAAGGAAAATCCGAATAGTAAACGCACGCGCTTACCACCAAGTATTTCGCCAAGGACGAGAGCTTTCCAGTGGTCCTATATTTTTCTAAATAATAAAATCCTAATAAACTCCAGCCGAGCCCGAAGAATCCAGTTACGGATCCGTTAAAGAGCCCTACTAAAGAAAGGCCGAATGGCTCTTCTCCTGCGCATAGAAAGAAGAATAACAGTCCAGACATAGCGAGCATGACCGTATTCGCTCTGTGATTCGTTTCGCTTAATAGAAGAAGACTGAATTTGATGAATGCATAAGTGAATAGAAGGATCGAAACCAGAATCCCAATATTGAAGGAGAGAGAAAGAGAAGACCAAAAAAATACGGTCTTATGAAGGATGGCCACCATGAAATAGAAGAAAGGAGGCTCATAATAAAAGACAGGCATGCCCGAAAACCAACGGGTGTCATAACCCAGAGATTGTCCCCCATCCAAAAGAGAATCATAGATTTCTGCTAAATGAGTCTGAGCATGAAGGCTCCAACCGGAAAGAGTATCCTGGCTGAATAGAAAACTGAATTTGATAATTAAAATAAGAAAGGAGGCGAGTAAGAGTAAAGGTCTACGCCAAGCTGGAGCGAGTCTCCACTTCTTCTGAAAAAAAGGCATGCCGCGAGGTTAAGGAAAACGGCCCGAATTGACAAGCAAAACTAAGGCAGTTTCCCGATTACCTACAGGGAGGAAGAAGGAAGACTATTCCTCCTTCACATTATCCTGAACATACTTTCTAAATTCAGCTTCGCTCATTTTATCCGCATAGAGTGGATAAAGAGCCGTGATGAGCTCTTCCAAAGTGGGGAATTTTGCCCCGTCGAGCTTGTATGCCATAGGGTCCTCTACTAGGTAATGATTTCGGGAACTCATTCGTTAGAATGTCCCGTGTACCATCTCTCTAACCATCTTTTTCAGAGATCAATACAATAAAACTAGAAAACGAACACCCTTTACTAAGAAAGATCCTCAATATCCGGAAATTTAAAAGAAAAAGTCATTCGTTATTCCCTGAAAAATTCCGTCGTCCTTTCTATTTAGTTTCTCTGATCCTCTATACCGATTAAGAGTAAATCGTCTTTGGGTTCAGCACTTCCTAAAAACTTTTGCAAATCGGAATGAATGGTCGAAAGAAGATCCTGTAAATTCTGAGTCCCTCCCATTCGGAGAGAAGCCAATACTCTTTCCATTCCGAAGAAGTCTCCGGGAAGTCTCGCGGACTCAGTTAATCCATCCGTAAAGCTCAAGATCCTATAGTGTTTCGTAAGAGGAATCTCTCGATCCGTAAATTGAAAACTCTGCAATAGCCCCACGAGAGGATTCTCGCATTCCACCACATGCTCCTCATCTTGTGTTTGGACTAGTATAGGAGGAGCTCCCGCTAAAGAGAGGGTTAACTTTTCTCGATTCGGTGAGATCTCTAAGATTGCCGCTGAGAAGTAAGTGGCAACATTCCCGTACTTTCCATGAAATTCGGAACCCATTTCGGATAATATACTACCAGGAGTTCCTTCCTTCCATCTCAGATCCTCATACACGCTTCGGATCAGGATGGTAATGAGTGCAGCTTGGATCCCGTGTCCTGTCGCATCCGCAAGAAAGATACGGATCCTTCCATCAGATAATTCTACTATATCGTAAAGATCTCCTCCTACTTCTGCAAGAGGTTTGTGTAATATTCTAAATCGAACTCCTCCAATCAGTCGATCCGAACCATCCTCAAGATTCAAGAGCCCCTTTTGGATCTCTCTTGCGATATTCAGATCGTTTTGGATCAAGCGAAGGGCATTTCTCAATTGCTTTGTTCTTTCCTCTACTCTCTTTTCTAGGTTTCTAGAAAGATCCAAGAGTCTGTCCAGGTTATCCGAACTACGAATGGATAAGAACACGGATTGAGCGATCAGAAAGATAAATGCACCTATATTCGTAAAATATCCGGTATCTAAGAAGAAGGTAGCATATAAGATATCGTGGATCAATGCAGCATACACGAACACGAACCCGGCAAGAATGATTAGAGCCCCTTTTCTTTTTCTCAATGCGGCTTTTGTAAGAGAGAATAGCCCTAATGTTCCGGCAAGAAAGGCAACCAGATAATAGATCGTAACCGTATACGTAAAAATCCGCACAGGAAAGATAAGCACAACTAAACAGGCACCCGCAGCGATCCACCAGACCAGATCTACTAGGATCCTTTTTAATTCTCTAGGGAATACGGAAAGAATATAGTTCAAGAAGACTGGGATCGCAAGATAGAAAGTAATATATTCGATCCTTATAAAATGAGAATACTTTATAAAATCAAGATATTCTGAAATGACTCTCGTTCCGGCAAAGATGCCTCTTATGGCCATGATAAGACAGTACAATCCGAAATAAAAAGAGGCGGCCTCTCCCCTTCTCACTACCGCAAAGATCAAATGCAGTAGTCCTATGCAAAAAAGCCCTCCTGCGAGAAAGACATCCATGAATCTTTCTCCGTGCCAGACCTGGGATAAATTCTTTGCCGTCCCAAATCTCATCGGAGCCCAAAAGCCTCCGAGTCGATGCTCCTTGTTAGCGATCTGCATATCCACTCGGACCTCGTCGCCTTGTGGATAGAATGTTACGAATCTAGTGCACCAAGCAGGCTTGACTTCGAATATAGTGCTATCGGTTGCATTAGGGAATTCTACTTCTCCGCAGGACGCGAGTAACTTGCCATCCACATACAAGAAGTAGGAAGAACTCTGCTCTTGCACTAGAAGAGCCAATTCTCCGTAGTCTCTGTTTAATTTGATTGTGAGTTCGTAGGTTCCGTATCCTTCTCCCAATCTAGTTCCGTTCTTTCCGTTCCAAGAAGCAGGAACAGGAAGCATTTCGTATGTGCCTTGGTCTTCCGATCCAAAGCTCTTCCAAAATAACCAACGGAATTTCCAGAGTCCGGATAATAATACGGGACCTTGGGTCTCTAGATCATGGGATTTTAATTCCAAAACTCCCTGGACAACGGGAGGATGATCGGCCTTCTCCCAAATATCCCCGCAACCGGGGAGAAGCAGAAAAACGGTGGGAATGAGAAGGACCAAAAACCCATTTTTCAGATTGGTAACAATACGATGAATGGTAGGAACTCCTCGCTTACCGGAAAATCTACCTAGATCGGGCGAAAAGCATAGGAAAAAAATCTTTCTAAGATACAAAACCCTTCTTGACAAACCCAGGAGGTCTTCCAACTATAGCAGAAAAATATCCAATAAATTGAATTAAACCTCTGGCTTATTGGCAAAAGGGACGTAAAAGTGAATCCTATGAAAATGAAATCTAAATTCTTCCGATCCTTAGCGATCTTACTAGTAAGCGGCGTTGCTACCTTCTCCGTATATGCGGACGATGTTCTATTGAACGTTTCCTTTGATCCGACCCGCGAGCTTTACGAAGAAGTAAACAAGCAGTTCGTCGATTCTTGGAAGAAGAAGACAGGTAAGGCACTTACCATCCAGCAATCCCATGGAGGATCCGGTAAGCAAGCGAGAGCCGTAATCGACGGACTCGAAGCAGACGTGGTAACTCTTGCACTAGCTTATGATATCGATAGCATCGTTACTAATTCAGGTGCAGTTTCAAAAGACTGGGAGAAGTCCTTCCCTCATCATTCTGTTCCTTATTACTCAACCATCGTTTTCTTGGTGAGAAAAGGAAATCCTAAAGCAATCAAAGACTGGGACGATGTTGTAAAACCTGGGATCGGTGTGATCACTCCTAACCCTAAGACATCCGGTGGAGCTCGCTGGAACTATCTCGCCGCTTGGGGATTCGCTAAGAAGAAGTACGGAACAGAAGAGAAAGCAACCGAGTTTGTTAAGGCTCTTTATAAGAACACTTCCGTTCTGGACACTGGAGCAAGAGGTTCCACAACTACATTCGTTCAAAGAGGAATCGGAGACGTTCTTCTGGCTTGGGAGAATGAAGCAGAACTCGCTATCTCCGAATCCAAAAAAGCAAACGGTGGAAACTCTCAATTAGAAGTAGTCTATCCAAGCGCGAGTATTCTCGCAGAAACTCCAGTTGCTGTCGTTGAGAAAGTGACGAACAAAAAAGGAACCACTGAATTAGCAAAGGCTTACTTGAACTTCTTATACACTAAAGAAGGACAAGAGATCATCGCTAAGCATTTCTTCCGTCCAAACGACGCAGCTGTATTGAAAGCAAATGCTTCCAAATTCCCTAAGGTAAATCTATTCGATGTAAGAAGCATTGAAGGTTCTTGGGCGGCTGCTCATAAGAAACATTTTGCAGATGGCGGTCTATTTGATTCCATCTATGGCGAAGCTAAGAAGTAAGTCGTTTACCTCTTCATCTCTTTTGTAAAATCGGAGCCGACATTCGTCGGCTCTTGGTTTGACGAAATAGACTGTCTCCCAAGAATCGACTTCAGGGACTTCTTTCACTTTGAAACTGATCTTTCGCCCTTATTCTAAAACGAGTTTTGGTCTTTCTTTCGGCCTAACCGTATTTTATCTGAGTTGTTTCGTAGTTATTCCCTTATCCGCACTCGTATTCAAATCCGCAAATCTGGGATGGGCTGGATTACTTTCCGTCTTTTCAGAAGATAGGATCCAAAAGGCTCTGCTCCTGAGTTTCGGTGCAGGAGGAGTCGCTGCCATTATCAATTTGTTCGTAGGATTCTTATTTGCTTGGGTATTAGTTCGTTATGATTTTCCGGGCAAGAGGATATTGGATTCCTTAGTGGATCTTCCTTTCACTCTTCCTACTGCAGTAGCAGGGATAGCATTAACTACGATCTATTCTCCTAAAGGTTGGATCGGACAATTCTTTGAACCTCTGGGTATCAAGATCGCCTATACTCCTGCAGGGATTGTGATCGCACTCGTATTTATCGGATTTCCATTCGTTGTCCGCACAGTACAACCTATCTTAGAAGAACTTCCGAAGGAATTAGAAGAGAGTGCATTCTGCTTAGGTGCGAGTCGTTTTCAAACATTCACAAAAGTAATTCTGCCGGAGCTTGTTCCTTCTCTTTTAACAGGCACGAGTATGGCATTTGCCAGAGGAATTGGAGAATACGGTTCCGTTGTATTCATTTCAGGAAATTTACCTGGAAAGACGGAGATCCTTCCCTTACTCATTGTTACTAAACTAGAACAGTATGAGTATGCAAAGGCGACAGGGATCGCATTACTGATGTTAGTTCTATCCTTTGCAATCATGTTCGGAATCAATTACTTTCAGAACAAGGCTTCTAGGAGGCTAGGATGAGACATTCCGAACCTATCTGGATCCGTATACTTTTGATCGGCTCCGTATTACTTCTCGCAGGAATCATACTCTTTCTTCCTATCGCAACCGTTTTCATGGAAGCGTTCTCGGGAGGTTGGCAAGCGTATTTGCAGGGATTGCAGGATTCTGACACGATCTCTGCGATGATCATGACATTGAAGGTGGCAGCAATCGCCGTGCCTTTGAATACGATCTTCGGACTCATCGCAGCATTCCTTCTGACTAGATTCGAATTTCCCGGAAAGAATGTGCTCTTGACGATCATCGATTCTCCATTTGCAGTTTCTCCTGTGATCTCAGGTCTTATCTTTCTACTTGTATTCGGAAAACAAGGCTGGCTCGGAGACACATTAGAAGAATGGAATATTAAAATCGTATTCAATACGCCAGGCCTAGTGATCGCTACTATCTTCATCACATTGCCATTCGTAGCAAGAGAGCTGATTCCTCTTATGCAAAGCCAAGGCAAGGAAGAAGAGGAAGCTGGGATCCTTTTGGGAGCCTCTCTCAGACAAACTTTTTTGAAGATCATCATCCCTAATATAAAATGGGGACTTCTTTACGGATTAATTTTATGTAATGCAAGAGCCATGGGAGAATTCGGAGCGGTGTCCGTTCTTTCAGGCCATATCAGAGGAAAAACAAATACACTTCCTCTTCAGATCGAAATGTTGTACAATGAATACAACTCTATCGGCGCCTTCTCCGCTGCTTCTATCCTTGTATTTCTTTCCTTACTCACTTTGATCTTAAAATCCATCTTAGAGAGAAACCTTCATTCTAAAAAAGAGGAGAAGGATCCGGACGAAGAGATCAACTCTTCAACTTCCGGCGGATCGGAACCACAGAAGAATGTTCCGGATTTCCAAATTTAGGAGATACATATATGTCCATAGAGATACGCAATGTTAGCAAAAGATTCGGAGAATTTCAGGCACTCTCTCATGTGGACCTGACGATTCCCGAAGGAAATCTAGTCGCTCTCTTGGGTCCTTCCGGAAGCGGCAAGACCACTCTTCTTAGGATCATCGCAGGACTGGATGTACCTGACGAAGGCGAAGTGTTATTCAATGGAGAAAAATCCAAGTCTAAGAACTCCAAAGACAGAGGAGTCGGATTCGTATTCCAACATTATGCTCTCTTCCGCCACATGACGATCTTCGAAAATATTGCATTCGGTCTGAAGGTGCGCCCTAGATCTACAAGACCTTCTAAGGAAGAGATTAGAGCCAAGGTATTCCAACTTTTGAAACTGGTTCAGTTGGAAAATTTTCACGATAGATTTCCTTTCGAACTTTCAGGTGGCCAAAGACAAAGGGTCGCTCTCGCGAGAGCTCTGGCAATCGAGCCTAAATTCCTTCTGCTCGATGAGCCTTTTGGCGCATTGGATGCAAAGGTCCGAAAGGAACTTCGCACCTGGCTTCGTAGGCTGCATGATGAAATCCATGTCACAAGTGTATTCGTAACTCACGACCAAGAAGAAGCCTTGGAGGTCAGTGATTCTATCGTGATCCTTCGCTCCGGAAAGATAGAACAGATCGGAACTCCGGACGAGGTTTATAATAAGCCTAAGACTCCTTTCGTATTTCATTTCTTGGGAGATGTAAATCTTTTCCATGGAAGGATCCATGAGGGCAAGGCGACTATCGGAGACCTCCATGTAGAGACTCCTGAACATTCGGACGTGGTAGATAAGGAAGCGGTTGCCTATGTAAGACCGTATGACGTGGAAATCTCCCGCTCCGAAGAG from Leptospira semungkisensis encodes the following:
- a CDS encoding sulfate ABC transporter substrate-binding protein is translated as MKSKFFRSLAILLVSGVATFSVYADDVLLNVSFDPTRELYEEVNKQFVDSWKKKTGKALTIQQSHGGSGKQARAVIDGLEADVVTLALAYDIDSIVTNSGAVSKDWEKSFPHHSVPYYSTIVFLVRKGNPKAIKDWDDVVKPGIGVITPNPKTSGGARWNYLAAWGFAKKKYGTEEKATEFVKALYKNTSVLDTGARGSTTTFVQRGIGDVLLAWENEAELAISESKKANGGNSQLEVVYPSASILAETPVAVVEKVTNKKGTTELAKAYLNFLYTKEGQEIIAKHFFRPNDAAVLKANASKFPKVNLFDVRSIEGSWAAAHKKHFADGGLFDSIYGEAKK
- the cysT gene encoding sulfate ABC transporter permease subunit CysT; the encoded protein is MKLIFRPYSKTSFGLSFGLTVFYLSCFVVIPLSALVFKSANLGWAGLLSVFSEDRIQKALLLSFGAGGVAAIINLFVGFLFAWVLVRYDFPGKRILDSLVDLPFTLPTAVAGIALTTIYSPKGWIGQFFEPLGIKIAYTPAGIVIALVFIGFPFVVRTVQPILEELPKELEESAFCLGASRFQTFTKVILPELVPSLLTGTSMAFARGIGEYGSVVFISGNLPGKTEILPLLIVTKLEQYEYAKATGIALLMLVLSFAIMFGINYFQNKASRRLG
- a CDS encoding PP2C family protein-serine/threonine phosphatase, whose amino-acid sequence is MELKSHDLETQGPVLLSGLWKFRWLFWKSFGSEDQGTYEMLPVPASWNGKNGTRLGEGYGTYELTIKLNRDYGELALLVQEQSSSYFLYVDGKLLASCGEVEFPNATDSTIFEVKPAWCTRFVTFYPQGDEVRVDMQIANKEHRLGGFWAPMRFGTAKNLSQVWHGERFMDVFLAGGLFCIGLLHLIFAVVRRGEAASFYFGLYCLIMAIRGIFAGTRVISEYLDFIKYSHFIRIEYITFYLAIPVFLNYILSVFPRELKRILVDLVWWIAAGACLVVLIFPVRIFTYTVTIYYLVAFLAGTLGLFSLTKAALRKRKGALIILAGFVFVYAALIHDILYATFFLDTGYFTNIGAFIFLIAQSVFLSIRSSDNLDRLLDLSRNLEKRVEERTKQLRNALRLIQNDLNIAREIQKGLLNLEDGSDRLIGGVRFRILHKPLAEVGGDLYDIVELSDGRIRIFLADATGHGIQAALITILIRSVYEDLRWKEGTPGSILSEMGSEFHGKYGNVATYFSAAILEISPNREKLTLSLAGAPPILVQTQDEEHVVECENPLVGLLQSFQFTDREIPLTKHYRILSFTDGLTESARLPGDFFGMERVLASLRMGGTQNLQDLLSTIHSDLQKFLGSAEPKDDLLLIGIEDQRN
- the cysW gene encoding sulfate ABC transporter permease subunit CysW yields the protein MRHSEPIWIRILLIGSVLLLAGIILFLPIATVFMEAFSGGWQAYLQGLQDSDTISAMIMTLKVAAIAVPLNTIFGLIAAFLLTRFEFPGKNVLLTIIDSPFAVSPVISGLIFLLVFGKQGWLGDTLEEWNIKIVFNTPGLVIATIFITLPFVARELIPLMQSQGKEEEEAGILLGASLRQTFLKIIIPNIKWGLLYGLILCNARAMGEFGAVSVLSGHIRGKTNTLPLQIEMLYNEYNSIGAFSAASILVFLSLLTLILKSILERNLHSKKEEKDPDEEINSSTSGGSEPQKNVPDFQI
- a CDS encoding sulfate/molybdate ABC transporter ATP-binding protein, encoding MSIEIRNVSKRFGEFQALSHVDLTIPEGNLVALLGPSGSGKTTLLRIIAGLDVPDEGEVLFNGEKSKSKNSKDRGVGFVFQHYALFRHMTIFENIAFGLKVRPRSTRPSKEEIRAKVFQLLKLVQLENFHDRFPFELSGGQRQRVALARALAIEPKFLLLDEPFGALDAKVRKELRTWLRRLHDEIHVTSVFVTHDQEEALEVSDSIVILRSGKIEQIGTPDEVYNKPKTPFVFHFLGDVNLFHGRIHEGKATIGDLHVETPEHSDVVDKEAVAYVRPYDVEISRSEEAGIPAEIQYIHSTGRNVRIELKRLDSGSLIESLLDQNTYKDLNLLPGETVYLRIRKAKVYVEDFSI